Proteins from a single region of Pararge aegeria unplaced genomic scaffold, ilParAegt1.1, whole genome shotgun sequence:
- the LOC120636884 gene encoding protein ALP1-like isoform X1 has protein sequence MFLFRFLITGVSFKTLAFNYRMGFSTVRCIVHETCRVIWNILGRIVLPKPTTAQWKIIAKDFDEIWNFPNCIGAIDGKHFKIRAPNNSGSMYFNYKKFFSIVLLAVADAKYRFVIVDVGAYGRNSDGGILDHSKLGLKLQNDTLNIPQNVSLRGITEELPYVFVADEAFPLTKNIMRPYPANQLANIEKRVFNYRLSRARRIVESAFGILQSRFEIFQRRMQVQAKYIDNIILACCSLHNYIINNATTELPNPLQESDILESSVDNNVVGDTDIIMCEGMVIRDQFKQYFNSEHGSVSWQNNIVNRS, from the exons atgtttcttttcagGTTTTTAATCACAGGAGTCAGTTTCAAAACTTTAGCATTCAATTACCGAATGGGATTTAGTACAGTTCGTTGTATAGTCCATGAAACCTGCCGTGTAATCTGGAATATTCTTGGCCGTATCGTTCTGCCAAAACCAACAACAGCACAATGGAAGATAATTGCTAAAGACTTTGATGAAATATGGAATTTTCCAAATTGTATTGGTGCCATAGATGGCAAGCACTTCAAGATACGAGCTCCAAATAATAGTGgaagtatgtattttaattataaaaaattttttagtaTCGTTCTGTTGGCTGTAGCAGATGCTAAATACAGATTTGTCATTGTCGATGTAGGTGCTTATGGTAGAAATAGCGACGGTGGTATATTAG ATCATTCAAAATTGGGTTTAAAATTGCAAAACGACACCTTAAATATTCCTCAAAATGTGAGCTTACGAGGAATAACTGAAGAATTACCCTATGTTTTTGTTGCTGATGAAGCATTTCCACTAACGAAAAATATAATGAGACCGTACCCTGCGAATCAATTGGCAAATATAGAGAAAAGAGTTTTTAATTACAGACTAAGTCGAGCAAGGCGTATTGTGGAGAGTGCTTTTGGCATTCTTCAATCAAGGTTTGAAATATTTCAGAGGAGAATGCAAGTACAagcaaaatatatagataacatcATTTTAGCCTGCTGTTCTTTACATAATTACATCATTAACAATGCAACGACGGAACTTCCAAACCCACTACAGGAAAGTGACATTTTAGAAAGTTCCGTGGATAACAATGTAGTTGGCGATACCGATATTATCATGTGCGAGGGTATGGTCATTAGAGatcaatttaaacaatattttaactcTGAACATGGGTCAGTTAGTTGGCAGAATAATATTGTCAATAGATCATAA
- the LOC120636874 gene encoding protein ANTAGONIST OF LIKE HETEROCHROMATIN PROTEIN 1-like: protein MTRSHWPVVISMSPEEVVLFSAAYIIIRKTLAKRKKKRWWVREYLLQRESSSLITSLRMRDGSFENFTRMSRTDFEILLNMVGPAVVKQDTKFRKSIDPHIRLAITLRYLATGDSYGSLSYTFRVSKSVICHTIPEVCKELIKALNSFVKTPTDVNEWKEKSRNFEILWNFPHCIGAIDGKHVLLEAPPNSGSDYYNYKENFSLVLLAIVDAEYNFVYVNCGAKGKSSDSGVFQETTFYKALNEEQLNLPDPEPLVQGGPKIPYVLVGDSAFALSENMMRPYPGIHEKGSLKRIFNYRLSRARRIVENVFGIMSVVFRVFRKAIPLRPVNAELVVMACVYLHNFLRRNTTSTARYTPNTTFDLEDAGHNVVEGSWRRELTNNNMRNLSRQGRPPPQSAQTIRNLFAEYFCSAQGSVPWQTIQS, encoded by the exons ATGACTCGTTCACATTGGCCAGTCGTGATCAGTATGTCGCCCGAGGAAGTAGTGTTGTTCAGTGCAGCTTACATAATTATTCGGAAGACATTagcaaaacgtaaaaaaaagagGTGGTGGGTCCGGGAATATTTGCTCCAAAGGGAAAGTTCAAGTTTAATAACCAGTCTTCGAATGCGCGATGGATCTTTCGAAAATTTTACTAGAATGTCTAGAACCGATTTTGAgatacttttaaatatggttGGGCCGGCCGTAGTCAAGCAAGATACAAAGTTTCGGAAATCTATCGACCCTCACATCAGACTCGCTATAACATTGAGATACTTGGCAACTGGCGATAGTTATGGTTCATTGTCCTATACTTTTAGAGTGTCAAAATCAGTAATTTGTCATACTATACCAGAAGTTTGCAAAGAATTGATAAAGGCATTAAATTCTTTtgttaaa ACGCCAACCGATGTAAATGAATGGAAAGAGAAATCtcgtaattttgaaatattatggaATTTTCCTCACTGCATCGGAGCGATAGATGGAAAGCATGTGTTACTAGAAGCGCCACCCAATTCTGGCagtgattattataattacaaagagAATTTTAGCTTAGTTCTCTTAGCAATTGTGGATGCTGAGTATaactttgtatatgttaattgtGGTGCAAAAGGGAAGTCGTCTGACAGTGGAGTATTCCAGGAGACTACATTTTATAAAGCACTTAATGAAGAGCAACTGAATTTACCAGATCCTGAGCCACTGGTCCAAGGTGGTCCGAAAATACCATACGTTCTAGTGGGAGATAGTGCATTTGCACTTTCTGAAAACATGATGAGGCCCTACCCCGGCATTCATGAAAAGGGAAGCTTAAAGCGGATTTTCAACTACAGGCTGTCAAGAGCAAGAAGAattgttgaaaatgtttttggcATTATGTCTGTAGTGTTTCGCGTATTTCGTAAAGCTATCCCATTACGTCCAGTAAATGCTGAATTAGTTGTAATGGCTTGcgtgtacctacataatttccTGAGACGTAATACAACTTCAACCGCGAGGTATACACCAAATACCACATTTGATTTAGAAGACGCTGGTCATAATGTTGTGGAAGGTTCGTGGCGAAGGGAgttgacaaataataatatgaggaACTTAAGTAGGCAAGGCAGACCTCCTCCTCAATCCGCTCAGACAATAAGAAACCTCTTTGCTGAATATTTCTGCAGTGCTCAAGGAAGTGTCCCATGGCAAACTATTCAATCATAG
- the LOC120636884 gene encoding uncharacterized protein LOC120636884 isoform X2 produces the protein MFLFRFLITGVSFKTLAFNYRMGFSTVRCIVHETCRVIWNILGRIVLPKPTTAQWKIIAKDFDEIWNFPNCIGAIDGKHFKIRAPNNSGSAYGRNSDGGILDHSKLGLKLQNDTLNIPQNVSLRGITEELPYVFVADEAFPLTKNIMRPYPANQLANIEKRVFNYRLSRARRIVESAFGILQSRFEIFQRRMQVQAKYIDNIILACCSLHNYIINNATTELPNPLQESDILESSVDNNVVGDTDIIMCEGMVIRDQFKQYFNSEHGSVSWQNNIVNRS, from the exons atgtttcttttcagGTTTTTAATCACAGGAGTCAGTTTCAAAACTTTAGCATTCAATTACCGAATGGGATTTAGTACAGTTCGTTGTATAGTCCATGAAACCTGCCGTGTAATCTGGAATATTCTTGGCCGTATCGTTCTGCCAAAACCAACAACAGCACAATGGAAGATAATTGCTAAAGACTTTGATGAAATATGGAATTTTCCAAATTGTATTGGTGCCATAGATGGCAAGCACTTCAAGATACGAGCTCCAAATAATAGTGgaa GTGCTTATGGTAGAAATAGCGACGGTGGTATATTAG ATCATTCAAAATTGGGTTTAAAATTGCAAAACGACACCTTAAATATTCCTCAAAATGTGAGCTTACGAGGAATAACTGAAGAATTACCCTATGTTTTTGTTGCTGATGAAGCATTTCCACTAACGAAAAATATAATGAGACCGTACCCTGCGAATCAATTGGCAAATATAGAGAAAAGAGTTTTTAATTACAGACTAAGTCGAGCAAGGCGTATTGTGGAGAGTGCTTTTGGCATTCTTCAATCAAGGTTTGAAATATTTCAGAGGAGAATGCAAGTACAagcaaaatatatagataacatcATTTTAGCCTGCTGTTCTTTACATAATTACATCATTAACAATGCAACGACGGAACTTCCAAACCCACTACAGGAAAGTGACATTTTAGAAAGTTCCGTGGATAACAATGTAGTTGGCGATACCGATATTATCATGTGCGAGGGTATGGTCATTAGAGatcaatttaaacaatattttaactcTGAACATGGGTCAGTTAGTTGGCAGAATAATATTGTCAATAGATCATAA
- the LOC120636883 gene encoding uncharacterized protein LOC120636883: MENRASVQHRQVESAVVRHMRKMESFDTESFIMAIQNRPVIWDSRLPEYSNKIAKRKAWEEINEIFDSEFGEKTNKEKNACAIELQKKWKSLKDCFNRERLKEKNCPSGSGAKPRKQYVYYKLLSFLQPLTEIRPPSRPTVTEENDSEGCLESFVIPKSKKLKTSDGVDDAQNKLYEILTEKLNKATPAIQHPDQHFLLSLFPHFNSIKEEYKLDAKAEMINLLRKYNNMAQTSAYTSHYGYQSGYQSYDTTPARTSNESSVSQLINSYHSAPTPAGANVNTAGSSLQHNDNDNEYNYSNDDSTQDSIITNLYSP, encoded by the exons ATGGAGAACCGAGCATCAGTGCAACACAGACAGGTCGAGAGTGCTGTTGTCCGTCACATGCGTAAAATGGAGTCGTTCGACACTGAATCATTTATTATGGCAATTCAGAACCGTCCTGTAATATGGGACTCGCGTCTTCCTGAGTATTCGAATAAGATTGCAAAAAGAAAGGCATGGGAagagataaatgaaatatttgattcAGAATTTggagaaaaaacaaataaagaaaagaatgcTTGTG CTATTGAACTCcagaaaaaatggaaaagtttaaaagattGCTTTAACAGAGAACggctgaaagaaaaaaattgtcccAGTGGGTCCGGGGCTAAACCCAGAAAACAATATGtttactataaattattgtcatttttacaACCTTTGACCGAAATCAGACCACCAAGTCGACCTACAGTTACTGAGGAAAACGACTCCGAAGGCTGTTTGGAATCTTTTGTTATTCCAAAATCAAAGAAGCTTAAAACAAGTGATGGCGTTGATGATGCACAAAACAAATTATACGAAATTCTAACTGAGAAATTGAACAAAGCCACGCCCGCCATTCAACATCCAGatcaacattttttactttcactttttccacattttaattccataaaagaagaatataaactCGATGCGAaagctgaaatgataaatttgcTTCGCAAATATAACAATATGGCACAAACGTCTGCATACACCAGTCACTATGGATATCAGTCTGGATACCAAAGCTACGACACAACTCCTGCTCGTACAAGCAATGAAAGTAGTGTGTCGCAACTAATAAATAGCTACCACTCGGCGCCAACGCCTGCTGGTGCCAATGTCAATACTGCAGGTAGTTCATTGCaacataatgataatgataatgaatataattacaGTAATGATGATTCTACACAAGATTCTATTATCACAAACCTATATTCGCcgtaa
- the LOC120636873 gene encoding uncharacterized protein LOC120636873 — MAEEKLINLVRLHECLYNIKSRHYSDQHMKNNAWEQIAKEFNKTPQECLKMWTNIRNNYRKAIKNRTSKSGDSAKPQRPIKHERELQFLTTFLQNRAQVSNLDSSSEDTQDSFLDSLQSRPQSQMSHSDSQNSRPRSQNITTAEILKNYIDSKNNEDEHPIDIFFKSMSATVKSLPKKLQLQVKRDVLLIVNKAEIEYSEMLEAPQHIETTRSINLWYA; from the exons ATGGCGGAAGAAAAGCTAATTAATTTAGTTCGTCTACACGAGtgtttatacaatataaaatcgCGTCACTACAGTGACCAACACATGAAAAATAATGCGTGGGAGCAAATCGCCAAAGAATTCAATAAAACAC ctCAAGAATGCCTCAAGATGTGGACGAACATCAGAAACAACTATCGAAAAGCGATAAAAAATAGAACAAGCAAAAGTGGTGATTCTGCAAAGCCACAAAGGCCAATAAAACACGAAAGAGAACTCCAATTCTTAActacatttttacaaaatagaGCACAGGTATCTAATTTAGATTCGTCTTCCGAGGACACACAAGATTCTTTCTTGGATTCTCTTCAATCACGGCCACAATCACAAATGTCACATTCAGATTCACAAAACTCGCGTCCTCGATCACAAAACATAACCACAGCtgagatattaaaaaattatatagattcTAAAAATAACGAAGATGAACAtcctatagatatattttttaaatcaatgtctGCTACAGTAAAATCTTTACCGAAAAAGTTGCAACTTCAAGTGAAAAGAGATGTATTGCTTATTGTTAATAAGGCAGAAATCGAATATTCAGAAATGTTAGAAGCACCACAGCATATTGAAACAACAAGATCTATTAACCTCTGGTATGCCTGA
- the LOC120636881 gene encoding protein ALP1-like, with translation MDSVEATLVTLSLVLLLRKQPKRRQRKQRQYWMHPFNKERLLSGHHVTTFKILKSYDLKFRSCYRMSYSTFCELLSIVKPELTRRNTVMRQCISAEERLTITLRYLATGCNFTDLHLDFKCGHTTARTIVKETVEVIWKKVKDISMPEPTEELHLETAEGFMKHANFPNLIGAIDGKHIRIIKPCHTGSEYYNYKHFFSIVLLAICDANYNFIDIDVGCYGKSSDSTIHDSSEWVKKLRQGNYNLPQPRPISNNGIPIPFSFIGDEGFALSQHLQRPYAGKHLPRKKRIYNYRLTRARRYIECTFGILSNKFKIFNRPINVNVDFATNIVKACCVLHNFIRKRDGYKFDHTLSIVGFQDPPASDNLLLIGRRRSELSGTAIRNIYTDYFTGVGSVPWQDSKI, from the exons ATGGACTCCGTTGAGGCAACATTAGTCACGTTGTCTTTGGTGCTGCTTTTACGTAAGCAGCCGAAGCGCAGGCAACGAAAGCAGCGTCAATATTGGATGCACCCATTTAATAAAGAGAGATTACTCAGTGGACATCATGTAACAacgtttaaaatactaaaatcctATGATCTCAAATTCAGAAGTTGTTATAGAATGTCATATTCGACGTTTTGTGAATTGCTTTCCATTGTAAAACCAGAGTTGACACGCAGAAATACAGTGATGAGACAATGTATATCAGCTGAAGAACGACTAACAATAACTTTAAG GTACTTAGCAACTGGATGTAATTTCACAGATCTTCATTTGGACTTTAAATGTGGACATACTACTGCACGTACGATTGTAAAGGAAACTGTGGAAGTAATATGGAAAAAAGTAAAAGACATCTCCATGCCAGAGCCAACAGAAGAATTACATTTAGAAACCGCTGAAGGATTTATGAAACATGCTAATTTTCCTAACTTAATTGGAGCAATAGATGGAAAacatataagaattataaaaccaTGTCATACCGGCTCAGaatattacaattacaaacattttttttccatcgtTTTGTTAGCAATATGTGACGCTAATTACAATTTCATAGATATAGATGTCGGATGTTATGGAAAGAGCTCAGATTCAACAATACATGACAGCAGCGAATGGGTAAAAAAGTTACGacaaggaaattataatttacctcAACCAAGACCTATATCTAACAATGGAATACCTATACCGTTTTCGTTTATTGGCGACGAAGGATTTGCTTTATCACAACACTTGCAAAGACCATACGCTGGTAAACATTTACCACGAAAGAAGAGAATATATAATTACCGTTTGACGCGCGCAAGGCGTTATATTGAATGTACGTTTGGTATATTgagtaacaaatttaaaattttcaaccgGCCCATAAACGTTAATGTAGATTTTGCTACGAATATTGTTAAAGCGTGTTGCGTATTGCACAATTTTATACGTAAGCGAGATGGGTACAAGTTTGATCACACTTTGAGTATAGTCGGATTCCAAGATCCACCTGCCAgtgataatttacttttaattggaAGACGAAGATCAGAACTAAGTGGTACTGCAATCCGAAACATATATACTGACTATTTCACCGGTGTAGGTTCTGTACCGTGGCAAGAttcaaaaatttga
- the LOC120636880 gene encoding piggyBac transposable element-derived protein 4-like, whose protein sequence is MESNVRNTTPPEWEATQPIVGMEIQISPNGSLYARPDKTVYMEKSLSGSLHVLRTTANVEESSERPRIRRRLDLNSSPDLDAPGPSNEVGSQLLRTKANVEESSEAPRIWRRVDLNFSPDPDVPGPSNEPVRNVARESYEMQQLRMLNFEDESDSVSPIPSHEVVNTYLTSELAEALAVDSGSEDDEEDDLDENDLRRILEIEEEGEEIEERGEEEVMLNYDFTWSQNFEEFTGTEERFEVQPGPTVQEDTPIKIFKSIWDRSVMEKIVKETNYYAWQKIAAAAEVEDGIKPKSRLYQWEDTTVEELYKFFGIMIYMGICYRSRIDEYWTTGILGMPEFRKLMSKNRFLLLLRFLHFVDNDELGPNIRGYERKVSKVVNIVEHCNKKFGEIYIPHRAISIDESLLLWKGRLSWIQCIRSKAARFGIKTYELCEAETGYLVKLYIYAGKGENSEPIHGFTGATSKVVLKLIEDYLGKGYCLYMDNFFNSVSLTRFLKHNHTDVVGVLNRRRVDTPSDIKNLSERQLQRGQIVSRHCGDVAVTVWRDVKLVTTISTFHKPETAPGRRAGVTYEKPIAVHSYNKYMGGVDLKDQKLSMYLLERKRGLKWYLKVFRRLLNCSILNSYIIHKCRSAANYSHRKFRLILADALCKEHNKIQRIRPNTSVSSGDNSRSCNGHVPDYIPVDTTNRTNKRQNRQKRGRCVQCLANKQRKETNIICSQCKVFLCVGQCWRTYHEL, encoded by the exons atgGAATCAAATGTGAGGAATACTACACCACCTGAGTGGGAAGCAACTCAACCCATTGTGGGTATGGAAATACAGATTTCGCCCAACGGTTCTTTGTATGCACGACCTGATAAAACCGTATATATGGAAAAATCCCTATCCGGATCATTACAT GTACTGAGAACGACAGCCAATGTCGAAGAATCCTCTGAACGACCTCGAATCCGGAGGAGGTTAGATTTAAATTCTTCACCTGATCTTGACGCTCCTGGGCCCTCAAATGAGGTTGGCAGCCAATTACTGAGAACAAAAGCCAATGTCGAAGAATCCTCTGAAGCACCTCGAATTTGGAGGAGGgtagatttaaatttttcacctgATCCTGACGTTCCTGGGCCCTCAAATGAG CCAGTGCGGAATGTGGCAAGAGAGTCTTACGAGATGCAGCAACTCAGAATGTTAAATTTTGAAGATGAAAGCGATTCTGTTTCACCTATACCCTCTCATGAG GTCGTAAATACATATCTGACGTCTGAACTAGCTGAGGCTTTGGCAGTCGATTCAGGAAGTGAAGATGACGAAGAAGACGATCTTGATGAAAATGATTTACGCAGGATTTtggaaatagaagaagaagggGAAGAAATAGAAGAAAGAGGGGAAGAGGAAGTTATGTTAAATTATGATTTCACGTGGTCTCAAAATTTCGAAGAATTTACTGGTACAGAAGAGAGATTTGAAGTACAGCCAGGACCCACAGTGCAGGAAGATActccaattaaaatatttaaatccatCTGGGATAGGTCTGTAATGGAAAAAATTGTCAAAGAAACTAACTACTACGCATGGCAAAAAATTGCTGCTGCCGCCGAAGTCGAGGATGGTATTAAACCTAAATCCCGTCTCTATCAGTGGGAAGACACAACAGTAGAGGAGTTATACAAATTTTTCGGAATTATGATTTATATGGGAATATGCTACAGAAGCAGAATTGACGAGTACTGGACTACAGGCATACTAGGCATGCCAGAATTTAGAAAGCTAATGAGCAAAAACAGGTTCCTCTTACTGTTACGGTTTTTACATTTTGTTGACAACGATGAACTCGGTCCTAATATTCGCGGGTATGAGCGAAAGGTATCTAAAGTTGTTAATATTGTGGAACACTGCAACAAAAAATTTGGAGAAATATATATCCCACACAGAGCCATAAGTATTGACGAGTCGCTGCTGCTGTGGAAGGGACGCCTGAGTTGGATTCAGTGCATTCGTTCTAAGGCAGCACGATTCGGTATTAAAACTTATGAGCTCTGTGAGGCGGAAACCGGATATCTggtaaaattatacatatatgcaGGTAAAGGTGAAAATTCTGAACCTATACATGGCTTTACTGGCGCAACTTCAAAAGTCGTCCTCAAATTGATAGAAGATTATCTAGGAAAAGGCTATTGTCTATACatggacaatttttttaattccgttaGTCTTACACGGTTCCTGAAGCATAACCACACCGACGTTGTCGGAGTGTTAAATCGACGAAGAGTCGACACTCCGTCAGATATCAAAAACTTAAGCGAAAGACAATTGCAGCGGGGGCAGATTGTCTCTCGCCACTGTGGTGACGTAGCAGTAACGGTTTGGAGAGATGTCAAGCTTGTGACCACAATATCTACGTTTCATAAGCCCGAAACTGCTCCAGGCCGCCGAGCAGGAGTCACTTACGAAAAACCCATTGCAGTCcacagttataataaatacatgggGGGCGTGGACTTAAAAGACCAGAAGCTCTCCATGTATTTATTAGAACGAAAACGAGGGCTAAAATGGTATTTGAAAGTTTTTCGGCGCCTGCTGAACTGCAGTATTCTAAACAGTTATATCATACATAAATGTCGCAGCGCAGCAAATTACAGTCACAGGAAATTTCGTTTAATTCTAGCAGATGCACTCTGTAaggaacataataaaatacagcgCATAAGGCCTAATACCAGTGTGTCGTCCGGAGATAACAGTCGAAGCTGTAATGGACATGTCCCAGACTACATACCAGTTGACACAACAAACCGGACTAATAAACGTCAAAATCGCCAGAAACGAGGACGTTGTGTGCAATGCCTAGCTAACAAACAACGAAAGGAAACAAACATAATTTGCTCGCAGTGtaaagtgttcctgtgtgtagGCCAATGTTGGCGTACCTATCACGAATTATGA